The stretch of DNA GTTGTTGCTGACGTTGCCGTTGGCGTGGGTGGTGCAGCGGGGCTGCTCACTCAAATAATCGAATGATTGGCGACATGCCCCGGCTGTGCTTGCAGATCGATACCCAGTGCGTGAAGCACCTTGAGTACCGTTTCGAAGCGGGGCTTTGCTCCAGGGGCAAATGCCTTGTACAGACTCTCACGGCCCATGCCGGTATCGGTCGCGACCCGCGCCATCCCGCGAGCTTTGGCCACGTACCCGACGGCCCTGAGGAACTCCTCGTTATCGCCGTCGGCCAGAACTTGAGAAAGGTATTCGCTGATGGCTTCATCACTGTCGAGCAGTGCCGCCATATCAAATGTCGTCAGTGTTTGGCTCATGATCAAACTTCCTTTGCCAGTTTTTTTGCTCGCCGGATGTCGGCGTCTTGTGAGGATTTGTCGCCACCGGCCAGCAAGACGATGACGGTTCTTCCTCGCTGCGTGAAATACACTCGATAACCCAGACCGATATCTACGCGCATTTCCGAGACACCATTGCCTACCGTCTTTATATCGCCCAGATTGCCAGCAGATGCGCGATCGATGCGCCGGGCGATGGCGATTTTTGCGCGTAAATCACGTATTGCTGAATGCCAGGTAATGAAGGTCTGCGTTTGCTGGACTAGATAGTTCACGGATTCTCACTGTATCCATATGGATACTTGCTGGCAATAGGCATGAGCACGTGCGCGCGGCGCGGTTAGGCGCAGGAGAATGATGTGAGTAAGGCTAAGGATTCAAATGGTCTCTTGTTACGAGCGATTGCAGTGTCGAAGTCTCTTGCAGTTGCTGGCGCTTAATCCATCAAGGATGCGATCCGCTGCGCATCCTCCGGCGTCGCCGGGTTGTACACCACCATATTCAGATCCTTGCGCCCATCGACCGCAAACACCGAATACTCAAATTCGATCGGCCCCAACACCGAATGGCGTATCCGCTTGATGCGATCACCATGGGCGCCCTGAACATCGTTTTCGCTCCACATCGCCTTAAATTCAGGACTGCGTCGACACAGTTCATCCACCAGCGGCTGCACCTGCTCCGCCGCGCCTGAGCGCGCCGTATCAATCCTGAAAGCCCCCAACACAAACCGCGCCACGCTTTCCCAGTCGTATTGGGCCGCGCGGGAATTGGGATCAAGGAACATGAACCGCAGGATATTTCGCTGTTCCGGCGCCTGGGATCCGTAGTCCATC from Pseudomonas sp. NC02 encodes:
- a CDS encoding type II toxin-antitoxin system RelE/ParE family toxin, yielding MNYLVQQTQTFITWHSAIRDLRAKIAIARRIDRASAGNLGDIKTVGNGVSEMRVDIGLGYRVYFTQRGRTVIVLLAGGDKSSQDADIRRAKKLAKEV
- a CDS encoding addiction module antidote protein, whose product is MSQTLTTFDMAALLDSDEAISEYLSQVLADGDNEEFLRAVGYVAKARGMARVATDTGMGRESLYKAFAPGAKPRFETVLKVLHALGIDLQAQPGHVANHSII